The following nucleotide sequence is from Kiritimatiella glycovorans.
CCGAATGCCCGCGCAAGGGACTGGAAGGCCGCGACGAAATCCTGGTGGCTTCGATCGAGCACCCCTGCGTACTGGAGACCTCCAAATGTCTGCGCGCGCGCGGACTCACGGTGCACGAAATCCCGGTGGACGGGACCGGTAAGGTGGACATGGACGCCCTCGGCGCACGGATTTCGGAGCGGACGATGCTCGTCTCGGTCATGACCGCGAACAACGAGATCGGAACCATTCAGGACATTCGCCCGATCGCCGATCTCGTACACCGTCACGGCGCGTATCTGCACACCGACGCCGTGCAGGCGGTCGGCAAAATCCCGGTCGATGTGCGGGACCTCGACGCGGATTTTCTGACCCTTTCCGCGCACAAGATGTACGGCCCGAAGGGCGTGGGGGCGCTCTACGTGAAGAAGGGCGTCCCGTTCTGCCCGTTCATACGCGGCGGGCACCAGGAGCGGGGACGGCGGGCCGGAACCGAGAACACGCTCGGGATCATCGGCATGGGCCGGGCGGTGGAGCTGCGGCGGCGGGAGATGGACGCGGAGGCCGGGCGGCTGCGCGCGCTGCGGGCGCGGCTGCGCGCCGGGATCGAGGCCCATATCCCCGATCCGCGCTTCAACGGCCACCCGGAAGACAGGCTGCCGGGCACCATGAACGTGTCCTTTCCGGGGACCGAAGGCGAAGCCCTGCTGCTCTACCTCGATTTCGAAGGCATCATGGTCTCGACCGGGTCCGCCTGCTCCTCCGGTTCACTCGACCCCTCGCACGTGCTCCTCGCGGCCGGGCTGCCCGCCGAAGCCGCGCACGGGTCGCTGCGCATCAGCCTCGGGCGCGACACGTCCGAAGAGGATATCGATTACGTCATTGAAAAACTGACCGCCGTCGTCGCGCGGGTGCGCGCGATGTCGACGGTGTACAACTGAACGGGAGCCGCGCGATGGACTGGGTCTACAACGATACGGTCAAAGATCATTTCATGAACCCGCGCAACGTGCTCATGGACGAGGACGGATTCGGGGAGGACGGCCGCGGCCTGACCGGCAACGTCAAGTGCGGCGACCAGATGCTGATGCTGATCAAGGTCGATCCGGACGAAGAACGGATCACGGACTGCCGCTGGAAGACCTACGGCTGCGCCAGCGCGATTGCGAGCACGTCGATCCTGTCGGAAGTCGTCAAGGGCCTGACGCTCGACGAGGCGTTCAACCTTACCCCGAAGGACATCACCGCCCGGCTCGGCGGCCTGCCCGAACACAAGATCCACTGCTCCGTGCTCGGCGACAAGGCGCTGCGCGCGGCGGTCAACGACTACTATCAGCGCACCGGCCGCCCGGAGAAGGTCCGCGAGGACAAGGCGAAGCTGGTCTGCCAGTGCATGGCGGTGACCGACCACGAGATCGAGGATGCCGTGCTCGAGGGCGTGCGCGATTACCAGGCGCTCCAGGAACACACCAAGCTGGGCACCGTATGCGGCCAGTGCCGCGGGGAAGCCGAAAAGCTGATGGGTGCATGCATCGGGAAGCACTTCGACCACTAAGGCCACAAAAGCGGCCCCTTTGTGGTTCTACGTAATTTTTTGTGGTGAGGCGACGGGAAATCCGCTCGCGTCCCGTCGTACTCGTACTCAGCGAAGCGGTACTCGTACTCGAATTCCTTGAATCGGGGGATGGGATCGCGCCTTCGGCGCTCCGAGTACGAGTACGAATTATGTTCACCCCCCCCTCAACCAACCTTCATGGCCTTCATGTGAAGGTAGGGATTCTGCCGGACAGCAGAAGGCCGTCCGCAAAAGAGCGGCGCGCTTAGCCTGTCCGCCGAAGGCATAAAGGGCCGAAGGCGGAGAGATCGCGCCCTACCCGGAAATCGCAAAGATGAATGAGAAGAGCACAGGCAAAGAAATGGTGCGTTCTCTCTTACGTTCGTAGTAGGCCCGCAGGCCTGCGAAGCAGGGCCAGGGCCGTGATCTTCACGCGCCTGGTCTGCGGGGCAGGCTTACGGCGCTACTACGAACGTTTGTCGTCTCCCATCCCGCCTCTTCCCCGAACGGCTCCACCACAAAAATCTGCGAAGAACCCCCTTTGTGGCCCCGATTCAGTTTTTTCTTTATGGCCCCGGCGTCCCCCAGCCGTTAATGTGGCCCATTGAGGCGGGGGGTGGAACTTATGAGCAGCACATTCGGGACGGTATTCAGGACGACGACATTCGGGGAATCGCACGGACTCGCCGTAGGCGCGGTTATCGACGGTTGTCCGCCCGGGCTCGCCCTCTCCGAGGCTGACATCCAGCCCCAGCTCACGCGGCGCCGGCCGGGTCAGAGCGCGCTGACCACTCCGCGCGACGAGCAGGACCGCGTGCGGATACTCTCCGGCGTGGAGG
It contains:
- a CDS encoding cysteine desulfurase family protein, which encodes MPERNVYLDHNATTPLHPEVKRSMNEAMDLYGNPSSMHAAGREARARVEAVREDLAAFLNASADEVIFAGSGSEANNTVLNLFTCNTECPRKGLEGRDEILVASIEHPCVLETSKCLRARGLTVHEIPVDGTGKVDMDALGARISERTMLVSVMTANNEIGTIQDIRPIADLVHRHGAYLHTDAVQAVGKIPVDVRDLDADFLTLSAHKMYGPKGVGALYVKKGVPFCPFIRGGHQERGRRAGTENTLGIIGMGRAVELRRREMDAEAGRLRALRARLRAGIEAHIPDPRFNGHPEDRLPGTMNVSFPGTEGEALLLYLDFEGIMVSTGSACSSGSLDPSHVLLAAGLPAEAAHGSLRISLGRDTSEEDIDYVIEKLTAVVARVRAMSTVYN
- a CDS encoding iron-sulfur cluster assembly scaffold protein, with the translated sequence MDWVYNDTVKDHFMNPRNVLMDEDGFGEDGRGLTGNVKCGDQMLMLIKVDPDEERITDCRWKTYGCASAIASTSILSEVVKGLTLDEAFNLTPKDITARLGGLPEHKIHCSVLGDKALRAAVNDYYQRTGRPEKVREDKAKLVCQCMAVTDHEIEDAVLEGVRDYQALQEHTKLGTVCGQCRGEAEKLMGACIGKHFDH